GGACTATTTAAGAATGAAGCTAATCCAAagtctattatttttaaagagCTTGGATCGTTTGGATTTTCAAGCATTAAATTTTCCATTTTCAAATCTCTATGTACAACTCCATTAGAATGAAGAGCTTCTAAAGCtattaaaattcttttaattgcTTTTTTTGCAATTTGCTCTGGATAAGCCCCATTATTATTAAGATATTCAAATAATTCTCCACCCtttaaatattctaaaaCTAAATAAACATATCCTTCTTGTTCATATGCTGAAATTaactttattatatatttatgcatAACTTTTCTTAAGACTTCTATTTCAGTATATACATTAGATTCCTTAACTTTAGATTTATCTACTTCTTTAACTACTACCCTATTACCATATAGTATATTTGTACCTATATATGCTGTAGAAAAGCTTCCTtttcctatttttttatttaaaacatataCATTCTTAAATCCTAAAATAGGAAAACCAagcatattaaaaaattgacTCATTTCGTTATATTCTTCTTTACTTCTGCATTGAAACTGGTATTCTTCATTTGATGTAATTATGTGAACACAAGGTCCTATTTctgtaatattattaattattctaCACCCTTTCAAAGGTACAGTAAACTCTGGCTTTTCTTGATAAAAAGAAGTCCAACATAATAAATatggattttttttttcatcatatatTAATGACACATGTGATGCAGCACCAGTTGCTAACGGAAATTCTATCCTTTTCCCTTTAAACAATTGATGATATCTTTTTTccatattttataaaacaaaatatataatctTAACAATCTAAAATAAacatgtatataaataagtttttttacattatataattttttataaacataAGAAATATGTGGAGGAACCcaaatttttaagaataaaaaaaaaaaagtaatgtattgtaatttataaatgttaaaatatagaaaaaaaaaaaaaaaaatcagtcaaattaaaataacccatataaaatataaattaccTATACAATCAGAAGTaatctttaaaattaattcgTAAAGGATgacaattatttaaaattaaaacatgttaaaaacaaaaaaaaaaaaaaaataaaagacaaaaaaaaatatatatatattaatacaaGAAAAGTCCTATAaacattataaaataatataaagttagTAATCAAATGATACTAATAAATAATCTAtataataacataaatatttaaaaacaaagataaaaaaaaaaatgtgctagtttttaatttttttatattaaacaaataatgtagatattaaaataagccaaattaattaataactaaaaaaaaagaagcaaaaaaaaatttatatataagcattatatataaaactttttttatactatcttattatataataatatcatGAAAAAGTCTATAGTTCCTTAATTTAATCATATAATTCTGGCATCTtgataaaattaacaaatgGAAATCTTtagtaaatttatattattcattttttcaaAACTATATTATGCTTACTATATACTGTAAATTATtcataataaataaagattttATGTTCTCcaaaattatatgtattttattcttttgtTTAGTctagttattttatttttttttctttttctttttctttttcttttttttattatatatatataaagatttaaaatatatacagatataaatttgttttcataaaatgtttttttttaattcacaaaaaatgtatttaagtaataaatgtttaactttaaaaagtaatacacttatattcttaaaaatttatatatagaaGTGCAATTTGAAGCATCAAGccatttaaaaatagaaaaaaagggAAAATTCACATATGTAAACAAAATTATTACAgcatttttcttaaaattataaattcgaatttttaatataacaaaaaaaaagtaaaataaaaaaaaataaaaaaaaacaaaggaTATGTATTTTTAGGAAAttcaattataaaatttaaaattaataaataatccaaataatatcattaaaaatataattaagttataaaaaaaaaaaaaaactacaCAAAAAAGGGATGCAtagaattattaataaatgcattaataattttatattttaaagctGTTGttcataagaaaaaaaaaagcctatcttttttaataaattttcattttagaaataaaaaattttatatatgattAAGTCAAATAATGtagaatgaaaaaaaaattgtgttGTCAGAAAATTtttggttttttttttttttttgcacttcttaaataattttttttataactaataaaaaaatataaaagtacATAACTCTTTGTTACCTCATCATTGGCAAATTATCTAGTGTATTTTATCTTCTTAAttgtaaaagaaaattaattttatgaaaaaaaattatgaaccttaaaaaaattatgatattaaaagaaaacaattatgtattacaaaataaaaaaaactttgAATGTACACCGATTAAATCAATTTCCATTaacataaaaattcattaagTACAATAGCTAATTCAAGTGAATTCCATTCGCTTAGAAACACagaaacagaaaaaaaaaaaaaaatagcgatttttaaataattatatatgttgattatgtaaaaattatatgataaaataagTTTACCTTACcattaaatacaaaaaaaaaaaaattatatagaacAAATATACTCTATGAGTTTGTCATGCACACATAATAGCTAacctaattttttttccttttttttattatctagGAACTttcattatcttttatttttatatatgttataTAATTGCATgtcaataaatattttttttgtgtaaattaaatatttttttgcatACAGAACACACCAAATAAAATGCATCAAATACAAGAGAATTTTTTGTAGGGCCTattttaaagtaaaaaatacatttaaatcaatataaaattaaagtaaTAGTGATTCAAcaaatttttgtatat
The sequence above is drawn from the Plasmodium relictum strain SGS1 genome assembly, chromosome: 14 genome and encodes:
- the PK2 gene encoding protein kinase 2, putative, with protein sequence MEKRYHQLFKGKRIEFPLATGAASHVSLIYDEKKNPYLLCWTSFYQEKPEFTVPLKGCRIINNITEIGPCVHIITSNEEYQFQCRSKEEYNEMSQFFNMLGFPILGFKNVYVLNKKIGKGSFSTAYIGTNILYGNRVVVKEVDKSKVKESNVYTEIEVLRKVMHKYIIKLISAYEQEGYVYLVLEYLKGGELFEYLNNNGAYPEQIAKKAIKRILIALEALHSNGVVHRDLKMENLMLENPNDPSSLKIIDFGLASFLNSPSMNMRCGSPGYVAPEILKYASYGTKVDIFSLGVILFNILCGYPPFRGNNVKEIFKKNMRCHISFNTKHWVNKSDSVKEIILWMCSKNPDDRCTALQALGHPWFLPKFTDMHITANVNELKNKESIIQKVAEQDLCKKCKHYNIENNDNNNYNNNSISRKNSKSNYKNHKKYYDTMLKIDDKYSDKIIKNKSSIGSISLNRKDYDVCLSNSNGYETVVLHGNYPVPNRSSSLISYNQLKRKNKELI